The region AAAAATCTTGCTAGTAGAAGACGACCCTAATTTTGGTTCAATTTTAAAAGATTATTTATCAATGAACGATTTTGAAGTTACACTTGCCAAAAATGGTATGGAAGGCTTTGAAAAGTTTAAAAAGGATACTTTTGATTTATGTATATTGGATGTAATGATGCCTTATAAAGACGGATTTACATTGGCACGTGAAATACGCGATAAAAATAAAGAAATTCCACTTATATTCTTAACAGCTAAAACAATGAAAGAAGATGTTTTAAAAGGATATAAAGTAGGAGCAGATGATTATTTAAATAAACCTTTTGATTCTGAAGTTTTATTAATGAAGATTAAAGCAATTATGCAACGTAAATCTTCTGAAGTAAAAGCAGAAAATACAAAATTCGAATTTCAAATTGGAAATTTTAACCTTAATGCTAAACTTCGTTTTTTAACTTTTAAAAACGACGAACCTATAAAATTGTCTCCAAAAG is a window of Myroides sp. JBRI-B21084 DNA encoding:
- a CDS encoding response regulator transcription factor, translated to METINKKILLVEDDPNFGSILKDYLSMNDFEVTLAKNGMEGFEKFKKDTFDLCILDVMMPYKDGFTLAREIRDKNKEIPLIFLTAKTMKEDVLKGYKVGADDYLNKPFDSEVLLMKIKAIMQRKSSEVKAENTKFEFQIGNFNLNAKLRFLTFKNDEPIKLSPKENELLKMLALYENDLMPREVALTKIWRDDNYFTSRSMDVYIAKLRKYLKADENVEILNIHGEGFRLVIKNKEQ